In the genome of Planctomyces sp. SH-PL62, the window TCCAGGACGACCCCCAGGCCCGCAAGGCGGTTGCGGACCTCGTCGGCCAGGGCGTAGTGCTTCTCCTTGCGGAGGCGGGCCCGAAGCTCGATCAGGAGGCTCATCAGGTCGCCGGTCAGGGCGTCGCCGCCGACCTGGCTCTTGTCCGGGAGCCTGGCGAAGAGGCCCAGGAGGTTGCTCAGCTCCTTGAGGGCCACCATCCCCTCGCGATACTGCGTCAGCTCCTGCGGCGGCGAGTCCGGCGAGAGCCCCGCGGCCGTCCGGTTGAGGACGTGGACGATCTCGAACAGCTCGCCGACCGCCCCGCCGGTGTTGAAGTCGTCGTCCATGGCGTCGAGGAAGCCCTGGCGAAGCTCGGTCAGCTCCGGGCTCGCATCCCCCTCCTGGTCGTGCCGACGGGTCGGAGCCTCCAGCGCGTCGAAACGCTCGCCGGTCAGCTCCTCGAACCGCTCGAAGGCCCGGTGGAACGTCTGGAGGCTGCGGCTGATCTCGGCCAGACGGGTCGGGCCGTAGTCGATCGGCCGACGGTAGTGGCTGGAGAGGAGGAGCATCCGAATGACGTCGGGCTCGTACTCATCGAGCAGGTCGCTCATCAGGACGATCGTGTCGGGGTCGGACTTGGAGATCTTCCGGCCTTCCCGGGTGAGCAGGCCGTTGTGCATCCAGTAGGAGGCGAACGGGCCCCCGGTGAAGGATTCGGACTGGACGAGCTCGTTCTCGTGGTGGGGGAAGACCAGATCGAGGCCGCCGCCGTGGATGTCGAAATGCCGGCCCAGGAGCTTGAGGCTCATGGCCGAGCACTCGATGTGCCAGCCCGGCCGTCCCGGCCCCCAGGGGCTTTCCCACGAGGGCTCGCCGGGCTTGGAGGCCTTCCACAAGGCGAAGTCGCCGGGGTTGCGTTTGAGGGTGGAGGGCTCGATGCGGGCGCCG includes:
- the cysS gene encoding cysteine--tRNA ligase encodes the protein MALRVYNTLSRTKESFQTVAPGKVGMYVCGPTVYSKSHIGHMVGPVIFDTVKRYLAYLGYEVSWVVNITDVDDKLIVQAQKDGTTVKALAEQVTADYLDCLKALNVTGVDHMPRATEHIDDIIDMNQGLIDKGFAYASGGDVYFDVSKADAYGKLSHRDPEELQAGARIEPSTLKRNPGDFALWKASKPGEPSWESPWGPGRPGWHIECSAMSLKLLGRHFDIHGGGLDLVFPHHENELVQSESFTGGPFASYWMHNGLLTREGRKISKSDPDTIVLMSDLLDEYEPDVIRMLLLSSHYRRPIDYGPTRLAEISRSLQTFHRAFERFEELTGERFDALEAPTRRHDQEGDASPELTELRQGFLDAMDDDFNTGGAVGELFEIVHVLNRTAAGLSPDSPPQELTQYREGMVALKELSNLLGLFARLPDKSQVGGDALTGDLMSLLIELRARLRKEKHYALADEVRNRLAGLGVVLEDGADGTRWRVEAKR